In a single window of the Arthrobacter sp. StoSoilA2 genome:
- the infB gene encoding translation initiation factor IF-2, with amino-acid sequence MAKVRVHELAKELGITSKDAVTKLQELGEFVRSASSTIEAPVVKKLRDAYPGAGAAKAAAPAPAAAPKAPAAPAASRPAAPAPGPAAPKAPAPAAPAAAAPAPAAPAPAAPAPAAPSAPVASTPFSAKPGARPAPKAETPAPSRQGGQAPRPGGPRPGNNPFATSQGMPRGRGGDGERPPRPGNNPFATSQGMPRAGGRNDGERPGGPRPAAGAGGPRPAAGSGGPRPGAPRPGAPRPGGAPRPAGGPGGNRPTPGMMPNRTERPAPGGAGRPGGAGRPGGGPGRPGGAPGAGTGGGAPAGGGFGKGGRGRGGTQGAFGKGGAGRGKQRKSKRAKRQELEQMSAPSLGGVSVPRGDGETIIRLRRGSSITDFAEKIDANPASLVTVLFHLGEMATATQSLDEDTFGLLGAELGYKLQVVSPEDEERELLDQFDINIQDELDAEGDDVLEARPPVVTVMGHVDHGKTRLLDAIRNSNVVAGEHGGITQHIGAYQISHIHEGTARDITFIDTPGHEAFTAMRARGAKVTDIAILVVAADDGVMPQTVEALNHAQAANVPIVVAVNKIDKEGANPDKVKGQLTEYGLVPEEYGGDTMFVEVSARQNLNIDELIDAVLLTADAALDLRANPDKDARGIAIEANLDKGRGSVATVLVQSGTLAVGDTIVAGTAHGRVRAMFDENGEALDVALPSRPVQVLGLSNVPRAGDTFLVTPDERTARQIAEKREAADRNAALAKRRKRISLEDFDQAVAEGKIDTLNLILKGDVSGAVEALEDALLKIDVGDDDVQLRVIHRGVGAITQNDVNLATVDNAIIIGFNVKPAERVAELADREGVDMRFYSVIYAAIDDIEMALKGMLKPEYEEVQLGTAEVREVFRSSKFGNIAGSIVRTGIIRRNTKARVSRDGKVIGDNLTVETLKRFKDDATEVRTDFECGIGLGSFNDISEGDIIETFEMREKPRV; translated from the coding sequence GTGGCCAAGGTCCGCGTACATGAGCTCGCCAAAGAGCTCGGTATTACTTCCAAAGATGCAGTAACAAAACTGCAGGAATTGGGCGAATTCGTTCGCTCCGCCTCTTCCACCATTGAGGCCCCCGTCGTGAAGAAGCTTCGCGACGCCTACCCCGGTGCAGGCGCTGCAAAGGCAGCTGCCCCCGCACCTGCAGCCGCCCCCAAGGCTCCGGCTGCTCCCGCAGCATCCCGTCCGGCAGCGCCGGCTCCGGGCCCCGCTGCACCCAAGGCTCCGGCTCCGGCAGCACCGGCCGCGGCGGCACCTGCCCCCGCAGCACCAGCTCCCGCGGCGCCTGCTCCGGCAGCGCCCTCGGCTCCCGTTGCATCCACGCCGTTTTCGGCAAAGCCCGGTGCCCGTCCTGCTCCCAAGGCAGAGACTCCGGCTCCGTCCCGCCAAGGCGGCCAGGCCCCGCGTCCCGGCGGTCCCCGTCCGGGCAACAACCCCTTCGCCACGTCCCAGGGCATGCCCCGCGGCCGTGGTGGCGACGGCGAACGTCCGCCGCGTCCGGGAAACAACCCGTTTGCAACCTCGCAGGGCATGCCCCGTGCAGGTGGCCGCAATGATGGCGAACGCCCCGGTGGTCCCCGTCCCGCAGCAGGTGCAGGCGGACCCCGTCCCGCAGCAGGCAGCGGTGGTCCCCGTCCGGGTGCTCCGCGCCCCGGTGCACCCCGTCCCGGTGGTGCTCCGCGTCCGGCTGGTGGCCCCGGTGGAAACCGGCCTACTCCGGGCATGATGCCCAACCGCACTGAGCGTCCGGCTCCCGGCGGCGCAGGTCGTCCCGGTGGCGCAGGCCGTCCGGGTGGCGGACCGGGTCGTCCCGGTGGCGCACCAGGTGCAGGTACCGGTGGCGGCGCTCCCGCCGGCGGTGGCTTCGGCAAGGGTGGCCGCGGTCGCGGTGGTACCCAGGGTGCCTTCGGCAAGGGCGGCGCCGGTCGTGGCAAGCAGCGCAAGTCGAAGCGTGCAAAGCGCCAGGAACTGGAGCAGATGAGTGCTCCGTCGCTGGGCGGCGTATCCGTACCCCGCGGCGATGGCGAGACCATCATCCGTTTGCGCCGTGGTTCCTCCATCACGGACTTTGCAGAGAAGATCGATGCGAACCCCGCGTCGCTCGTGACCGTTCTCTTCCACCTCGGTGAGATGGCAACGGCTACGCAGTCCCTCGACGAAGACACCTTTGGACTGCTCGGCGCCGAACTTGGCTACAAGCTCCAGGTTGTTTCGCCGGAAGACGAAGAGCGCGAGCTGCTGGACCAGTTCGACATCAACATCCAGGACGAGCTTGACGCCGAAGGTGACGATGTCCTTGAGGCACGTCCGCCGGTTGTCACCGTCATGGGTCACGTTGACCACGGTAAGACCCGCCTGCTTGATGCCATCCGCAACTCCAATGTTGTGGCCGGCGAGCACGGTGGAATCACCCAGCACATCGGTGCTTACCAGATCAGCCACATCCACGAGGGCACGGCCCGCGACATCACGTTCATTGACACCCCCGGTCACGAGGCCTTCACGGCCATGCGTGCACGTGGTGCCAAGGTCACCGATATCGCGATCCTGGTTGTTGCAGCCGACGACGGCGTTATGCCGCAGACGGTTGAAGCACTCAACCACGCCCAGGCAGCCAACGTGCCGATCGTCGTCGCAGTGAACAAGATCGACAAGGAAGGCGCCAACCCTGACAAGGTCAAGGGTCAGCTCACCGAGTACGGCCTGGTTCCCGAGGAATACGGTGGCGACACCATGTTCGTTGAGGTTTCTGCCCGCCAGAACCTCAACATCGACGAACTGATCGACGCCGTCCTGCTGACGGCCGATGCCGCACTGGATCTGCGCGCCAACCCGGACAAGGACGCTCGAGGCATTGCCATCGAAGCGAACCTGGACAAGGGCCGCGGTTCCGTCGCCACCGTCCTGGTGCAGTCCGGTACCTTGGCCGTGGGTGACACGATCGTGGCCGGTACGGCCCACGGCCGCGTCCGTGCAATGTTCGACGAGAACGGCGAGGCCCTCGATGTCGCACTGCCGTCGCGTCCGGTCCAGGTCCTCGGCCTGTCCAACGTACCGCGTGCAGGTGACACCTTCCTGGTGACGCCGGACGAGCGTACGGCCCGCCAGATCGCCGAGAAGCGTGAAGCTGCCGACCGCAACGCCGCACTGGCCAAGCGTCGCAAGCGCATCAGCCTGGAAGACTTCGACCAAGCCGTTGCAGAAGGCAAGATCGACACCCTCAACCTCATCCTCAAGGGTGACGTCTCCGGTGCCGTGGAAGCCCTCGAAGATGCCTTGCTCAAGATCGATGTCGGAGACGACGACGTTCAGCTCCGTGTCATCCACCGCGGTGTGGGTGCCATCACGCAGAACGACGTCAACCTGGCAACGGTGGACAACGCCATCATCATCGGCTTCAACGTCAAGCCGGCTGAGCGCGTCGCTGAACTGGCTGACCGTGAAGGCGTGGACATGCGCTTCTACTCCGTCATCTACGCAGCAATCGATGACATCGAGATGGCCCTCAAGGGCATGCTCAAGCCGGAGTACGAAGAAGTCCAGCTCGGTACTGCCGAAGTCCGCGAAGTCTTCCGTTCCTCCAAGTTCGGAAACATCGCCGGTTCGATCGTCCGCACGGGCATCATCCGCCGTAACACCAAGGCACGCGTTAGCCGCGACGGCAAGGTCATCGGTGACAACCTCACCGTTGAGACGCTCAAGCGCTTCAAGGATGACGCAACCGAAGTCCGTACTGACTTCGAGTGTGGTATCGGTCTTGGCTCGTTCAACGACATCTCCGAAGGCGACATCATCGAGACCTTCGAGATGCGCGAAAAGCCGCGCGTCTAG
- the rbfA gene encoding 30S ribosome-binding factor RbfA: MADPARAAKLAQRIKVVVAEALGRRVKDPRVESITITDARVTNDLQHATIYYTVFGDDIAHADAARALEKAKGVLRQEVGRNITVRLTPTLEFVADQIPVNASNLEELLREAKRRDAEVAALAAGAKHAGEADPYKGEGPEGSEEIDEDDFDEEDIDLADDDELDEDANR; encoded by the coding sequence ATGGCCGATCCGGCACGCGCTGCCAAGTTGGCGCAGCGGATAAAGGTCGTCGTCGCCGAGGCCCTCGGCCGCAGGGTCAAGGACCCGCGCGTCGAGTCCATCACGATCACCGACGCCCGCGTCACCAACGACCTTCAGCACGCCACCATCTACTACACCGTCTTTGGTGACGACATAGCCCACGCCGATGCCGCCAGGGCATTGGAGAAGGCCAAGGGTGTGCTCCGACAGGAAGTCGGCCGCAATATCACCGTACGGCTTACTCCCACCCTTGAGTTCGTTGCTGACCAGATTCCTGTCAACGCATCCAACCTTGAGGAGCTGCTCCGTGAAGCAAAGCGTCGCGACGCCGAGGTAGCCGCTTTGGCTGCCGGCGCCAAGCACGCAGGCGAGGCTGACCCCTACAAGGGCGAGGGCCCCGAAGGCTCCGAAGAAATCGACGAAGACGACTTCGACGAAGAAGACATCGACCTCGCGGACGATGACGAACTCGACGAAGACGCCAACCGCTAG
- a CDS encoding nucleoside deaminase, whose product MSAHSAQQRDEFLNHAIRLAVQNVSDGGGPFGAVVVTPDGRIHEGVNRVTRDNDPTAHAEVVAIRRAAADIGNFDLNGSVLYASCEPCPLCLSATLWARIGRVYFAADRHGAARAGFDDAVFYEYFAGGRPELLPVEHAPVAASETPFDAWRNNAERTDY is encoded by the coding sequence ATGTCGGCGCACAGTGCTCAGCAACGTGATGAATTCCTGAACCATGCGATTCGGCTCGCGGTGCAGAACGTCTCCGACGGCGGGGGGCCGTTTGGCGCTGTCGTCGTCACCCCGGATGGGCGAATCCATGAGGGGGTCAACCGGGTCACACGGGACAACGATCCCACCGCGCATGCGGAAGTGGTGGCCATTCGCCGGGCCGCAGCCGACATCGGCAACTTCGATCTCAACGGCTCAGTGCTCTATGCCAGCTGCGAGCCATGCCCGTTGTGCCTCTCGGCCACGCTCTGGGCCAGGATCGGCCGGGTGTACTTCGCCGCGGACAGGCACGGAGCCGCCCGGGCCGGCTTCGATGATGCGGTGTTCTACGAGTACTTTGCCGGCGGGAGGCCTGAGCTGCTTCCTGTAGAACACGCGCCGGTAGCCGCTTCCGAGACGCCTTTCGATGCTTGGCGCAACAACGCGGAACGCACCGACTACTGA